In a genomic window of Lycium ferocissimum isolate CSIRO_LF1 chromosome 9, AGI_CSIRO_Lferr_CH_V1, whole genome shotgun sequence:
- the LOC132029695 gene encoding heterogeneous nuclear ribonucleoprotein 1-like codes for MMETDLGKLFIGGISWDTDEERLKEYFSSYGEVVEAVIMRDRNTGRARGFGFVVFANPAIAERVVNDKHIIDGRTVEAKKAVPRDDQPHIIINRSIQGSPGPGRTKKIFVGGLASTVTESDFKTYFDQFGTITDVVVMYDHNTQRPRGFGFITYDSEEAVDRALYKTFHDLNGKMIEVKRAVPKDRSPPLTYGGLGRVNNFLNNYAQGYSLGSVGGYGVRMDGRFSPVASGRTQFSSPAYGMGVNLDPTLSPAFAGASNFSNNLGYGRVLNPYFTGNSSRYTTPIGYNTGSSRGDSLLSSPTRNVWSNGGLNSSPGPGSSGSFMGSGTGSYGVFGNNGPNWGSSAPVGSASGYGGRNVVGFRSHGLGSGGVARSNAVPTSFAASNEGSYGDVYRSGSMYGDPTWQAVSSDMDGSSTFGYGLENPADVSAENYIGNYSIANRQSNRGIAA; via the exons ATGATGGAGACAGATCTCGGTAAGCTATTTATAGGTGGGATATCTTGGGACACAGATGAGGAACGTCTTAAAGAATATTTCAGTTCATATGGAGAAGTGGTAGAAGCTGTGATCATGAGAGATCGCAACACTGGTCGTGCTCGTGGTTTTGGTTTTGTTGTCTTTGCTAATCCTGCCATTGCTGAAAGAGTCGTTAATGACAAGCACATCATCGATGGCAGAACG GTTGAGGCAAAGAAGGCTGTTCCTAGGGATGACCAACCacacataataataaatagAAGCATTCAAGGATCTCCAGGTCCTGGACGCACAAAAAAGATATTTGTAGGAGGTTTAGCATCTACTGTTACTGAAAGCGACTTCAAGACATATTTTGATCAGTTTGGTACAATTACAGATGTTGTAGTGATGTATGACCACAACACTCAGAGGCCAAGAGGCTTTGGATTTATAACTTATGATTCAGAGGAGGCAGTGGATAGGGCCTTGTATAAGACCTTTCACGACCTAAATGGTAAAATGATTGAGGTGAAGCGCGCCGTTCCCAAAGACCGGAGCCCCCCTTTGACATATGGAGGACTTGGTAGAGTAAATAACTTTCTCAACAACTATGCTCAAGGGTATAGTTTAGGTTCGGTTGGAGGATATGGGGTCAGGATGGATGGTAGATTTAGTCCAGTTGCCAGCGGACGCACTCAGTTTTCTTCTCCTGCTTATGGAATGGGTGTCAATTTGGACCCAACATTGAGCCCTGCCTTTGCAGGAGCTTCCAATTTTAGTAACAATCTTGGTTATGGGCGAGTTCTGAATCCATATTTCACTGGCAACTCAAGCAGATACACTACACCCATTGGATATAATACAGGCAGCAGTAGAGGTGATTCTTTGCTTAGCTCACCAACCAGGAATGTATGGTCAAATGGTGGTCTTAACAGTTCTCCAGGTCCTGGTAGCTCCGGTTCATTTATGGGCTCCGGAACTGGTAGTTATGGGGTCTTTGGGAATAATGGGCCCAATTGGGGCTCGTCTGCTCCAGTTGGTAGTGCTTCTGGATATGGTGGTCGGAATGTTGTTGGGTTCCGGAGTCATGGGCTGGGATCTGGAGGAGTTGCAAGAAGCAATGCTGTCCCAACTTCATTTGCTGCATCAAATGAGGGGTCTTACGGAGATGTATATCGCAGTGGCTCAATGTATGGTGATCCGACTTGGCAAGCTGTCTCTTCTGATATGGATGGCTCTAGTACATTTGGATATGGACTTGAAAATCCAGCAGATGTTTCGGCCGAGAATTATATTGGAAATTATAGTATTGCAAATAGACAATCGAATAGAG GGATCGCGGCATAG